From one Zhongshania sp. R06B22 genomic stretch:
- a CDS encoding acetylornithine transaminase, with product MAQPALMNTYGRLPVTFVRGEGVRLFDTEGKRYLDSISGIGVNALGHSHPAVTEAIQTQAGQLLHTSNLYSVEKQQQLAEALCAASGMDNVFFANSGAEANEAAIKLARKHGHNRNIEIPHVVVMEQAFHGRTLATLTASSNRKIQVGFEPLVRGFIRAPFGDIEALETIARNNTSVAAVLIEPIQGEGGIHTLPPEYLSQLRALCDKYDWLLMLDEVQTGNGRTGKYFAYQHAGIMPDVVVTAKGLGNGVPIGACLAHGKAASLFQPGNHGSTFGGNPLVCAAGLAVVNTLTSNNMIEQIAENGRYLMAGLKKQLANAPHVKEVRGQGFMVGIELTTPCAALVGQALEKGLLINVTSERVVRLLPPLIINQQEIDELLSILCPLILAWAEQGSAA from the coding sequence ATGGCTCAACCGGCTTTAATGAACACCTATGGACGCCTACCGGTCACTTTTGTCCGGGGCGAAGGTGTACGCCTGTTCGATACCGAAGGTAAACGCTACCTAGATAGTATTAGTGGCATTGGCGTCAATGCTTTAGGTCACTCGCATCCCGCCGTCACCGAAGCAATTCAAACGCAGGCCGGCCAGCTTTTGCACACGTCCAATTTATACTCTGTGGAAAAACAACAGCAATTGGCGGAAGCCCTATGCGCCGCCAGCGGCATGGACAATGTGTTTTTCGCAAACTCTGGTGCCGAGGCCAACGAAGCAGCTATCAAGCTCGCTCGTAAGCATGGTCATAATCGAAATATTGAAATTCCCCATGTTGTGGTGATGGAGCAAGCCTTTCACGGCCGGACTCTGGCAACGCTAACCGCATCTAGCAACCGTAAAATTCAAGTGGGCTTTGAACCCCTAGTGCGGGGCTTTATCCGCGCGCCGTTTGGCGATATTGAGGCGCTGGAAACTATCGCCCGCAACAACACTAGCGTTGCTGCCGTTTTAATTGAACCTATTCAAGGCGAAGGCGGCATTCACACCCTGCCACCAGAATATCTTTCCCAGCTTCGGGCACTGTGTGACAAATACGACTGGCTGCTAATGCTAGACGAAGTACAAACCGGCAATGGCCGTACCGGCAAATATTTTGCTTATCAACACGCCGGCATCATGCCCGACGTGGTAGTAACGGCAAAAGGTCTAGGCAACGGCGTCCCAATTGGCGCCTGCCTCGCCCACGGTAAGGCCGCGTCGTTATTTCAGCCTGGCAATCACGGCTCCACGTTTGGCGGCAACCCTCTGGTTTGCGCCGCAGGGCTCGCAGTGGTCAATACCTTGACCAGCAACAATATGATTGAACAGATTGCCGAAAACGGCCGCTATTTAATGGCCGGCCTTAAGAAACAGCTCGCCAACGCGCCGCACGTAAAAGAAGTCCGCGGCCAAGGCTTTATGGTTGGTATCGAGTTAACTACCCCCTGCGCCGCACTTGTTGGTCAAGCGCTGGAGAAAGGTCTACTGATCAACGTAACGTCAGAGCGGGTGGTACGCTTACTACCACCACTAATTATTAACCAACAGGAAATTGATGAATTGCTCTCTATTCTTTGCCCGCTTATTTTAGCGTGGGCAGAGCAGGGCAGCGCGGCGTGA
- a CDS encoding iron-containing alcohol dehydrogenase — protein MSANINLPRILRIGAGVSRQLPEVLDELGLKDPLLVSDDFIVSLGWLDNLEAQLNEKGFTHNRFTDVVPDPTTDAIAAGLAVLKQGEHDCVVALGGGSSIDTAKTIAAMANRDQPIRCYKVPQTLDDGLPIIAIPTTAGTGSEATRAAVITDTETQEKMLCMGLGLMPVAALVDFELTMTMPLRLTADTGIDSLCHALEAYVSRRANPFTDTIALASMAAIAKHLRTACQEPDNREAREAMMLAATQGGIAFSNASVTLIHGMSRPIGALFHVPHGMSNAMLLPDITAWSISGAPSRYASCARTMQFASNSDSDELANQKLIIALRQLCSDLQVPTPASFGISKAQWQQAIPTMAQQALGSGSPANNPLIPNAEQIAALYETVWGG, from the coding sequence ATGTCAGCCAACATCAACCTACCTCGAATACTGCGTATTGGCGCTGGCGTAAGCCGCCAGCTGCCCGAGGTGCTAGATGAACTCGGTCTGAAAGACCCTCTGTTGGTCAGTGATGACTTTATTGTGAGCCTGGGCTGGCTAGACAACTTAGAGGCCCAGCTCAATGAAAAAGGCTTCACTCACAATCGATTTACCGATGTGGTGCCCGACCCGACAACAGACGCTATTGCGGCGGGATTGGCGGTATTGAAACAGGGAGAACACGACTGCGTCGTCGCCCTAGGTGGTGGCAGCTCCATAGATACAGCCAAAACCATCGCCGCCATGGCTAACCGCGACCAGCCAATACGCTGCTATAAAGTGCCGCAAACCTTGGATGATGGCCTTCCTATTATTGCCATCCCCACCACAGCCGGCACCGGCTCAGAAGCCACCCGCGCGGCGGTGATCACCGACACAGAAACCCAGGAGAAAATGCTGTGTATGGGTCTTGGCCTCATGCCGGTCGCAGCATTAGTAGATTTTGAGCTCACCATGACCATGCCACTCAGGCTAACCGCCGACACCGGTATTGATAGTCTCTGCCATGCACTAGAAGCCTATGTGAGCCGTCGCGCCAACCCCTTCACCGACACCATCGCGCTGGCATCCATGGCAGCCATCGCCAAACATTTGCGCACCGCATGCCAAGAACCCGACAATCGCGAAGCGAGAGAGGCCATGATGCTGGCCGCAACTCAGGGCGGCATTGCGTTCTCAAATGCATCAGTCACTCTCATTCACGGCATGAGTCGCCCCATTGGCGCGCTGTTTCATGTGCCGCACGGTATGAGCAACGCCATGCTGCTGCCCGATATTACCGCGTGGTCAATTAGCGGCGCGCCGTCACGCTATGCTAGCTGCGCCCGCACCATGCAATTTGCCAGCAACAGCGATAGCGACGAGCTGGCAAACCAAAAACTGATCATCGCGCTGCGCCAACTGTGCAGTGATTTGCAGGTGCCCACCCCCGCCAGTTTCGGTATTAGCAAAGCCCAGTGGCAGCAGGCCATACCCACTATGGCGCAGCAAGCACTAGGCTCCGGCTCACCAGCAAACAACCCACTTATTCCAAATGCCGAGCAAATAGCCGCACTTTATGAAACAGTTTGGGGCGGCTAA
- a CDS encoding TonB-dependent receptor, with translation MINKPRFKRTFLGISVAMSFAVSAPLSQAESSRVIEEVLVTARKQSETLQNVPFSIAAMTEDKLQRSGATDIESMAANVAGITIQNLGPGQSQVAIRGISAGQIVRDQPGVKEQVGVYMDESVISMSLFTPDLDFYDVNRVEVLRGPQGTLFGSGSLAGTVRYITNQPDVMAMSGSVQLGGETVDGGSEGGNVKGHWNVPLSETLALRVVGYHQQYAGYIDAHQPNGSVKDDVNDGSREGLRLALSFQPSDALTITPKLVYQSIEMNGFNREDDYNLLGNPYTTSRTPLTIGDYEQFTQLEEKFEDDFLLLDLTINYDLNENLLLTSVSSYTDRDVLVVRDASSLNASVLGGSFGESAAVYELDAPLVDATEAEVMTQELRLSGSQDSLQWVAGVFYSDVERHYGQSLPVSGYDATTRTAAPDSQDPGVTAGRNAVDELYYSDIPYQLEQVAVFGELSYDLSEKTMLVVGARFFDYEETRVLSFDGLYADSVLDKKSKVSSDGVSPRVMLRYDVSDDVMLNAQVSKGFRLGGINDPVNATLCTPADAATFGGRDAFEDETLTNYEVGSKLTLLGGSATLNTSLFYSDIKDLQATVNAGSCSSRLIYNVPKAHSTGIELELLSRPTTNLEFSVSASYVNTELDSTVTSTNGANVTTVVGGIREGNELPTAPGFELAISASYYFPVTETWEGYANATYQNIAKRYTQIGDQENGGKDSVALHDGANIGGPLTQSNYDYDRSLEGYQIVNLRLGMKNDSWDTGIFVRNAGNERAELSLDTERGGQARVSHYVNQPRTIGFNARYSF, from the coding sequence ATGATAAATAAACCCAGGTTCAAACGTACTTTCCTCGGGATTTCGGTGGCGATGAGTTTTGCTGTTAGTGCGCCACTTAGCCAAGCAGAGTCTAGCCGTGTTATTGAAGAGGTGCTGGTTACCGCGCGTAAACAGTCTGAGACCTTGCAAAATGTGCCGTTCTCTATTGCGGCAATGACCGAGGATAAGTTGCAGCGAAGTGGCGCAACCGATATCGAGTCCATGGCCGCGAATGTGGCGGGCATTACTATTCAAAATCTTGGTCCGGGTCAGAGTCAGGTCGCTATTCGCGGCATTTCTGCAGGGCAAATTGTTCGTGACCAGCCAGGTGTAAAAGAGCAGGTTGGTGTTTATATGGATGAGTCAGTGATTTCGATGTCGCTGTTCACGCCAGACTTGGATTTTTATGATGTTAACCGGGTGGAAGTCTTGCGCGGCCCCCAGGGAACCTTGTTTGGTTCGGGCTCACTTGCCGGCACGGTTCGCTATATCACCAATCAGCCGGATGTGATGGCAATGAGCGGTTCAGTTCAGCTCGGTGGCGAAACCGTGGACGGGGGAAGTGAAGGCGGCAATGTGAAAGGCCATTGGAATGTCCCTTTAAGTGAGACTTTGGCGCTTAGAGTTGTCGGCTACCATCAGCAGTATGCGGGTTATATCGATGCCCATCAGCCCAATGGCAGCGTAAAAGACGATGTCAACGATGGGAGTCGGGAGGGCCTGCGTTTAGCGCTTAGTTTTCAACCCAGTGATGCGCTCACCATTACGCCTAAATTGGTCTATCAGTCCATTGAGATGAACGGCTTTAATCGCGAAGACGATTACAATCTGCTTGGCAACCCCTACACCACCAGTCGCACGCCACTGACTATTGGCGACTACGAGCAGTTTACCCAGCTGGAAGAAAAGTTTGAGGACGACTTTTTACTGCTGGATTTAACAATAAATTATGATTTGAATGAGAATTTATTGCTCACCTCAGTCAGCTCTTACACCGACCGCGATGTGCTGGTAGTGCGCGATGCCTCGTCGCTCAATGCCAGTGTTCTCGGCGGCTCGTTTGGCGAATCAGCGGCGGTATACGAATTAGATGCGCCATTGGTTGACGCGACCGAGGCTGAAGTGATGACCCAAGAGCTGCGCTTGAGTGGCTCGCAGGATAGCTTGCAGTGGGTCGCCGGTGTTTTTTATAGTGACGTTGAACGTCACTATGGCCAGTCACTACCGGTGAGTGGCTACGATGCTACTACCCGCACCGCCGCACCTGATTCTCAGGATCCCGGCGTAACAGCGGGTCGCAATGCGGTTGATGAATTGTATTATTCAGATATCCCCTATCAGCTTGAGCAGGTCGCGGTGTTTGGTGAGCTTTCCTATGACTTAAGTGAAAAAACCATGTTGGTGGTAGGTGCACGGTTCTTTGATTATGAGGAGACTCGGGTCTTAAGCTTTGATGGTCTTTATGCCGACAGCGTGTTGGACAAAAAGTCCAAAGTGTCTTCCGATGGGGTCTCGCCTAGGGTGATGTTGCGCTATGACGTTAGCGATGATGTGATGCTGAATGCCCAGGTCTCGAAGGGGTTTCGCCTTGGCGGGATTAACGACCCCGTGAACGCGACGCTTTGCACGCCGGCCGACGCGGCGACCTTCGGGGGCCGAGATGCCTTTGAAGATGAGACCCTGACAAACTATGAAGTGGGCAGCAAGCTGACCTTATTGGGTGGTAGTGCCACCTTGAATACGTCGTTATTTTATAGCGATATTAAGGATTTGCAGGCAACCGTCAATGCCGGTAGTTGCTCGTCACGCCTGATTTATAATGTGCCCAAGGCTCACAGTACCGGTATCGAGCTGGAGCTCTTGTCGCGACCCACCACGAATCTTGAGTTCAGTGTGTCGGCGAGCTACGTTAATACCGAGCTGGATTCAACGGTGACCTCAACCAATGGCGCTAATGTCACCACTGTCGTTGGCGGGATTCGCGAAGGCAATGAATTACCAACCGCGCCGGGCTTTGAGTTGGCGATATCTGCAAGCTATTACTTCCCCGTCACAGAGACATGGGAGGGTTATGCAAATGCCACCTACCAAAATATTGCTAAGCGCTATACCCAAATTGGCGATCAAGAAAATGGCGGCAAAGATAGTGTTGCGCTGCATGATGGTGCCAATATTGGTGGTCCTCTAACCCAGTCTAATTATGACTACGATCGCTCTTTAGAGGGTTATCAAATTGTCAATCTTCGCCTTGGTATGAAGAATGACAGCTGGGATACCGGGATATTTGTTCGGAATGCGGGAAATGAGCGCGCCGAGCTGTCCCTAGATACCGAGCGTGGTGGTCAGGCCAGAGTGAGTCATTATGTTAATCAGCCGCGGACAATTGGTTTTAATGCGCGCTATAGCTTCTAA
- a CDS encoding hydantoinase B/oxoprolinase family protein: protein MAASSSSSALQLDPVKLGLFVSRLESVCEEMGAVLQRAAFSPNIKDRLDFSCAIFDARGDLCAQAAHIPVHLGSMAYAMADIVSACEWHAGDMVVVNDPFLGGTHLPDVTVIAPVFGEEDDLLAFVVNRAHHADIGSSTPGSMPLSQHLDEEGVVIPPSYLVRNGVLDYGLLNSWFGEGQHGDFIAQVSANRSGLLRLTEVISTLPLDFGVAVNQVQDYAEGIARRRLAELPHGRYHFTDYMDDDGFGNCHLPIVVSIELGALGVVVDFSGTSAQVVGNINCPLSVAAAAVYYVFRCLMPDEVPVCMGLFRPITLSAPEGCLVNAQRPAAVAAGNVETSMRITDAVLGALAQAVPDLIPAASQGSMNNVAMGGVVNPLGGREVWNYYETIAGGMGAHADGQGLTAVQSHMTNTLNTPIESLEMHYPLRVRRYAVRAHSGGGGRHRGGDGVVREFEFLAPTQFTLLTERRSLAPWGLAGGDDAEPGRNLFNGERLPAKVSMRANSGDVLTIETPGGGGWGKV, encoded by the coding sequence ATGGCTGCATCTTCATCCTCATCAGCACTCCAGCTTGACCCGGTTAAGCTAGGTCTATTTGTTAGCCGGCTGGAGTCGGTGTGTGAAGAGATGGGCGCAGTCCTGCAACGTGCGGCGTTCTCACCAAATATAAAAGACCGCTTGGATTTCTCCTGTGCCATTTTTGATGCCCGTGGTGATCTGTGCGCGCAGGCGGCGCATATCCCTGTGCACCTTGGCAGTATGGCCTATGCGATGGCAGACATCGTCAGCGCCTGCGAGTGGCATGCGGGTGATATGGTCGTGGTTAATGACCCCTTTCTTGGTGGCACGCATTTGCCCGATGTTACGGTGATTGCTCCCGTCTTTGGCGAAGAGGACGACTTGCTGGCGTTTGTCGTAAACCGCGCCCACCACGCCGACATTGGCTCATCCACACCGGGTTCCATGCCCTTGTCTCAACATCTTGATGAAGAGGGTGTGGTTATTCCGCCAAGCTACTTGGTGCGTAATGGTGTCTTAGATTATGGGCTTTTGAATAGCTGGTTTGGCGAAGGTCAACACGGTGACTTTATTGCACAGGTCAGTGCCAATCGCAGTGGCTTATTGCGATTGACTGAGGTGATTTCGACGCTGCCGCTGGACTTTGGCGTCGCGGTAAATCAAGTTCAGGATTACGCCGAGGGCATTGCTCGGCGGCGTTTGGCAGAGCTGCCCCATGGCCGGTATCACTTTACTGATTACATGGATGACGATGGCTTTGGCAATTGTCATCTGCCAATCGTCGTTAGTATTGAGTTGGGAGCACTCGGTGTTGTCGTCGATTTTAGCGGCACCTCGGCGCAGGTCGTCGGCAATATTAACTGCCCACTATCAGTGGCGGCCGCTGCGGTGTATTACGTGTTTCGCTGTTTGATGCCCGATGAAGTGCCAGTGTGTATGGGCTTGTTTCGGCCCATAACATTATCAGCCCCTGAAGGCTGCTTAGTGAATGCGCAGCGCCCGGCCGCAGTGGCGGCGGGAAATGTGGAAACCTCAATGCGAATTACTGATGCAGTGCTGGGCGCTTTGGCGCAGGCGGTTCCTGATCTTATTCCAGCCGCTAGTCAGGGCAGTATGAATAATGTTGCGATGGGCGGCGTGGTGAACCCCTTGGGCGGGCGCGAGGTCTGGAATTACTATGAGACAATCGCAGGCGGAATGGGCGCACACGCCGACGGCCAGGGCCTGACGGCGGTACAAAGCCATATGACCAACACCCTAAATACCCCGATAGAAAGTTTGGAAATGCACTACCCGCTAAGGGTGCGGCGCTATGCTGTGCGTGCTCACTCAGGGGGTGGCGGTCGGCATCGCGGCGGCGACGGGGTAGTGCGCGAATTTGAGTTTTTGGCACCCACCCAATTCACCTTGCTGACTGAGCGCCGCTCGCTGGCGCCCTGGGGTCTTGCCGGTGGCGATGACGCTGAGCCGGGTCGAAATCTCTTTAATGGCGAGCGCCTGCCAGCCAAGGTCAGTATGCGCGCCAATAGCGGCGATGTTTTGACCATTGAAACACCCGGTGGCGGCGGCTGGGGAAAGGTTTAA
- the grxD gene encoding Grx4 family monothiol glutaredoxin, with product MDTIEAIKQQISSNPIILYMKGSPSQPQCGFSARTSQALMECGERFAFVDVLANPDIRAKMPEFANWPTFPQLWVAGELVGGCDIICEMHESGELKTLVQETSAAQAAAE from the coding sequence ATGGACACTATCGAAGCAATCAAACAGCAAATTTCATCTAACCCCATTATCCTTTATATGAAAGGTTCTCCTAGCCAACCGCAGTGTGGTTTTTCTGCGCGCACATCCCAGGCCCTAATGGAATGTGGTGAGCGTTTTGCGTTTGTTGACGTTTTGGCTAATCCGGACATTCGCGCAAAAATGCCAGAATTCGCTAATTGGCCAACGTTTCCACAGTTGTGGGTTGCCGGCGAGTTAGTGGGCGGCTGCGATATTATTTGTGAGATGCATGAAAGTGGCGAGCTAAAAACATTGGTGCAAGAGACCTCTGCAGCGCAAGCAGCCGCTGAATAA
- a CDS encoding porin, with translation MKKTALALAICGLPLVVNAASAPSQEEMWQIIQQQQKEIERLKADQKVADSKINATADAVEKTATVASWASRTTIGGYGEHHFNHFKNKDDQVDAHRFVIYVGHQFSDTVRFFSEVEIEHGFVEDTSDGSGPGELEIEQAYIAWDFTQGQTLTMGQFLIPVGIINETHEPDTFYGVERNNVESAIIPATWWETGAMLSGEILPGFNYNLAVHSGLAIDPTGNGAVRGGRQKSAKATAEDFAYTGRLVYNAISGLELGATYQYQADVTQGAAEGEATFYELHARYQIANLTLTALTAEWDIDGATFAANGSDKQEGSYIEASYKITPKLGVFVRQSQWDNLASSAADTEIEQFDAGINYWLTPTVVVKADFADQVNAKGDAVNLGLGWSF, from the coding sequence ATGAAGAAAACCGCATTAGCATTGGCCATATGTGGGTTGCCGTTGGTCGTGAATGCAGCGTCAGCGCCAAGCCAAGAAGAAATGTGGCAGATTATTCAGCAGCAGCAAAAAGAGATTGAGCGTTTAAAGGCAGATCAAAAAGTTGCAGATAGCAAAATTAACGCCACCGCGGATGCTGTTGAAAAAACAGCGACTGTTGCCAGCTGGGCTAGCCGCACCACGATTGGCGGTTATGGTGAGCACCATTTCAATCACTTCAAGAATAAAGACGACCAAGTGGATGCACACCGTTTTGTGATCTATGTTGGCCATCAATTTAGCGACACCGTGCGTTTTTTCTCCGAAGTAGAGATTGAACACGGTTTCGTTGAAGACACCAGCGATGGCAGTGGCCCGGGCGAGCTTGAAATTGAGCAAGCCTACATCGCGTGGGACTTTACTCAAGGTCAGACCTTAACCATGGGTCAATTTTTGATCCCGGTCGGTATCATTAATGAAACCCATGAGCCTGATACCTTTTACGGCGTAGAGCGCAATAATGTAGAAAGCGCCATTATCCCTGCAACATGGTGGGAAACGGGCGCAATGCTGAGTGGCGAAATTTTGCCGGGCTTTAATTACAACCTTGCGGTACATAGCGGTTTAGCAATTGATCCTACTGGTAATGGCGCTGTGCGCGGCGGTCGCCAAAAGTCCGCTAAAGCAACAGCGGAAGATTTCGCCTATACCGGTCGTTTGGTTTACAACGCGATTTCTGGTCTTGAATTGGGCGCCACCTATCAATATCAAGCTGATGTGACACAGGGTGCCGCAGAGGGCGAAGCGACGTTTTATGAATTGCATGCGCGCTATCAAATTGCGAATTTGACCTTGACGGCCTTAACCGCTGAATGGGATATCGATGGTGCCACGTTTGCTGCCAATGGTAGTGATAAGCAAGAAGGCAGCTACATTGAGGCGTCTTACAAAATTACGCCAAAGCTCGGTGTGTTTGTTCGTCAAAGCCAATGGGACAACCTTGCAAGCAGCGCAGCCGATACTGAAATCGAACAGTTTGATGCCGGTATCAATTATTGGTTAACGCCCACGGTGGTTGTTAAGGCCGACTTTGCCGATCAAGTGAATGCTAAAGGCGATGCGGTTAATCTAGGCTTAGGTTGGAGCTTTTAA
- a CDS encoding FMN-binding protein, with the protein MLPNLVFAGSGSSDVAGQYLTVEEFLQLSFEGRAEPSPTVYWLPADVKARIKLLNGRDFPLLRVRYWSVNDDTAWILEEIGKEMPITIGVVIDGQSMAVKRVEILAFRESRGWEVRHPFFTRQFDNVALNKDDRLSGHIDGITGATLSVRAVKHVAQVALILASAVQRAADIAASE; encoded by the coding sequence ATGCTCCCAAATCTTGTGTTTGCTGGTAGCGGAAGCAGTGACGTGGCAGGGCAGTATCTTACGGTCGAAGAATTTTTGCAGCTGTCATTTGAGGGTCGTGCGGAACCAAGTCCGACGGTTTATTGGTTGCCGGCTGATGTAAAAGCGCGCATCAAATTGCTAAATGGTCGAGACTTTCCCCTGCTGCGTGTGCGTTATTGGTCTGTTAACGATGATACCGCCTGGATATTGGAAGAAATTGGTAAGGAGATGCCAATTACCATTGGCGTAGTGATTGATGGCCAATCCATGGCTGTTAAGCGCGTAGAAATTTTAGCCTTCAGAGAAAGTCGGGGGTGGGAGGTTCGCCATCCCTTTTTTACACGTCAATTTGATAATGTCGCTTTAAATAAAGATGACCGTCTTAGTGGCCACATCGATGGAATTACCGGTGCAACCTTGTCTGTGCGCGCTGTAAAGCATGTGGCACAAGTTGCACTTATCTTAGCAAGTGCGGTACAACGTGCGGCTGACATTGCTGCTTCGGAATAA
- a CDS encoding PepSY domain-containing protein — MSPFRYFRMLLLRWHRRLGVVLLVFIVMLVVTGIAINHSASWGLDKSFVQQTWLLNYYGISEPELRSYRDQNDWLAQSGASLYLNENPIGSCDGLLLGAVKQGEDWLVLCEGRLQVFNLHGARLDDISESLGLPPAVSAIAANNNNIYLRTSTATIQFDPALLTFTSLENPMPEAKWAAQLAPPQTLREVWLSAHRGNGVNWERVLLDLHSGRLFGPVGVILTDIAAVLLLLLALSGVWVWVSKPGRWR; from the coding sequence GTGAGCCCATTTCGCTATTTTAGAATGTTGTTACTGAGGTGGCATCGCCGTCTTGGCGTTGTGCTTTTGGTATTCATTGTGATGCTGGTCGTGACTGGTATTGCGATAAATCACAGCGCATCGTGGGGATTAGATAAATCCTTTGTGCAACAAACGTGGCTGTTAAATTACTACGGTATTTCCGAACCAGAGCTTCGCAGTTATCGCGATCAAAATGATTGGCTGGCTCAATCTGGCGCAAGTTTGTACTTAAACGAAAATCCAATTGGTTCTTGCGATGGGCTGCTGTTAGGCGCAGTTAAGCAAGGTGAAGACTGGCTGGTTTTGTGCGAAGGCCGACTTCAAGTATTTAATCTTCACGGCGCCCGCCTTGATGATATTAGTGAATCTTTAGGTCTGCCGCCGGCGGTAAGCGCGATAGCGGCGAACAATAACAATATATACCTGCGAACAAGCACGGCGACTATTCAGTTTGATCCCGCCCTTTTAACATTTACGTCGCTCGAAAATCCAATGCCGGAGGCTAAGTGGGCAGCCCAGCTCGCGCCGCCGCAGACATTGCGCGAGGTCTGGTTGAGCGCACATCGCGGCAACGGCGTGAACTGGGAACGGGTTTTATTAGATTTGCACAGTGGCAGATTGTTTGGTCCTGTCGGCGTGATCCTAACTGATATTGCAGCGGTATTATTGCTGTTGCTAGCGCTGAGCGGTGTCTGGGTGTGGGTGAGTAAGCCAGGTCGCTGGCGATAA
- a CDS encoding TetR/AcrR family transcriptional regulator yields MRRQPKQQRSRLIVRDIVQAAREHLNENGLEGFNTSAVANRTGVSVGTMYQYFENKEQLLDAVSLTLAEEIKEQLDLVAGSEILSGFRDFSRVLISSIIFYVGSQPLLIRALLSSDAERRLSVAAEKIEGHFTDVFRNYALQHHSELPNTNLPSAVFVVFTSILAVTLRMQIIKKPGIDHAAITDMLVESALATVFGSNYEAP; encoded by the coding sequence ATGCGCCGCCAACCAAAACAACAGCGCTCGAGACTTATTGTTAGAGATATCGTGCAAGCGGCCCGCGAGCACTTAAATGAGAATGGCCTTGAGGGCTTCAATACATCGGCCGTAGCCAATCGCACCGGCGTGAGTGTCGGCACTATGTACCAGTATTTCGAGAATAAAGAACAACTATTAGACGCGGTCTCACTAACATTAGCCGAAGAAATCAAAGAACAACTTGATTTGGTGGCCGGCAGTGAAATACTCAGCGGATTTAGAGACTTTAGCCGCGTACTCATCTCCAGCATTATTTTTTACGTTGGCTCACAGCCACTTCTTATACGCGCCTTGCTAAGCTCAGACGCTGAACGACGACTCAGCGTTGCCGCAGAAAAAATTGAAGGTCATTTTACTGATGTATTTCGAAACTATGCTTTACAACACCACTCCGAACTCCCCAATACTAATTTACCATCAGCGGTATTCGTGGTGTTTACCTCAATATTGGCTGTAACTCTGAGAATGCAGATCATTAAAAAACCAGGAATTGATCATGCAGCAATCACTGATATGCTGGTCGAGTCAGCATTAGCAACCGTATTTGGCTCCAACTATGAAGCGCCGTAG
- a CDS encoding AMP-binding protein, translating to MLVCRSCNRRTDRAVYIRWAVAEIEFAINDSESQTLIFDHTFLPVVEKIRQGGAGIANYVFLDDGGGCPSWAISMENLLGSSKPYLDLTSSDESLAGIFYTGGTTGLPKGGMLQQAALTSSALCVVAAVDANSASVTLHAPPMFHLADLLSCFAYTMLGAKHVKVPMFEPQSVLTCHKQCRVTDLLLVPTMIQLLMDNSAFREHGFCKVNNLLYRAPQCQRSSYFGF from the coding sequence ATGCTTGTTTGCCGTTCCTGCAACCGGCGCACGGATCGTGCCGTTTATATACGTTGGGCAGTTGCCGAAATTGAATTTGCTATAAATGACTCTGAGAGTCAGACCTTGATTTTTGATCATACATTTTTGCCTGTGGTAGAAAAGATCCGCCAAGGTGGGGCAGGTATAGCTAATTATGTGTTTTTGGATGATGGAGGAGGCTGCCCGTCTTGGGCTATCTCCATGGAGAATTTACTCGGCTCATCAAAACCATACCTCGATTTAACTAGTAGTGATGAGAGCCTCGCCGGAATTTTCTATACCGGGGGTACAACTGGTCTTCCGAAGGGGGGTATGTTGCAACAAGCCGCTTTAACAAGCAGCGCCCTTTGCGTTGTTGCTGCTGTTGATGCTAATAGCGCTAGCGTTACGCTTCACGCTCCACCTATGTTCCATCTTGCAGATCTATTATCGTGTTTTGCGTATACGATGCTCGGTGCCAAACATGTGAAAGTCCCAATGTTTGAACCTCAGTCTGTGCTTACCTGCCATAAGCAGTGCCGGGTAACAGACTTGCTTTTAGTGCCCACAATGATTCAGTTACTCATGGATAACTCAGCCTTCAGAGAGCATGGTTTCTGTAAGGTCAATAATCTGCTTTATCGCGCTCCCCAATGCCAGAGGAGCTCTTATTTCGGATTTTAG
- a CDS encoding AMP-binding enzyme, with amino-acid sequence MPIMLGVQQVAVIGIPDSLWGERVHAIVVLGSSANYTSSDLLDHCKKHIASYKCPKSVEFTDKSLPLSGPVSF; translated from the coding sequence ATGCCGATAATGCTAGGCGTCCAGCAAGTGGCAGTAATCGGTATTCCAGACTCCCTGTGGGGTGAGCGTGTACACGCCATCGTCGTGCTTGGTTCTAGCGCAAACTACACATCATCAGATCTTCTCGATCATTGTAAAAAACATATCGCAAGTTACAAATGTCCGAAATCCGTGGAATTTACCGATAAATCACTTCCTCTGTCCGGGCCGGTAAGTTTTTAA